In Capillimicrobium parvum, a genomic segment contains:
- a CDS encoding glycosyl hydrolase family 8: MRRAIAVVLLLAATAAGCGESSSAPPRPGPGAAARFLDRYVDPDGRVVRRDQGGDTVSEGQAYALLLAAATGDERRFGRVWRWTRAHLQRRDGLLAWHWRDGRVADRQPAADADLDAARALQLAARRFGRPALRRAAGRMAVAVLRRETAAGRLVAGPWARRGRVLNPSYSSPVAERALVTLGHHRRWARVRRHGIATARALVAGGARLPPDWARAGPRGAPARSAAPPGDPGGVPRYGFDAVRLPVRFAESCDPAARRVAAALWPRLRAGDPAILPRELDGRGVVGAVRTPVALAGAAAAAHAAGDAAARDRLLDEAEALDDRHPTYYGAAWIALARTLLARRCG; this comes from the coding sequence GTGAGGCGGGCGATCGCGGTGGTACTGCTGCTCGCCGCGACGGCGGCCGGGTGCGGCGAGTCGTCGTCGGCGCCGCCCCGGCCGGGGCCCGGCGCGGCGGCGCGGTTCCTGGACCGCTACGTCGATCCCGACGGCCGGGTGGTACGCCGCGACCAGGGCGGCGACACGGTGAGCGAGGGGCAGGCGTACGCACTGCTGCTGGCCGCGGCGACGGGTGACGAACGGCGCTTCGGCCGCGTCTGGCGCTGGACGCGCGCGCACCTGCAGCGCCGCGACGGCCTGCTGGCCTGGCACTGGCGCGACGGGCGGGTGGCCGACCGCCAGCCCGCGGCCGACGCCGACCTCGACGCGGCGCGGGCGCTGCAGCTGGCCGCGCGCCGGTTCGGCCGCCCGGCGCTGCGCCGCGCGGCCGGGCGCATGGCGGTCGCGGTGCTGCGCCGCGAGACCGCCGCCGGCCGGCTCGTCGCCGGGCCGTGGGCGCGGCGCGGGCGCGTGCTCAACCCCAGCTACTCGTCGCCCGTGGCCGAGCGGGCGCTGGTGACCCTCGGCCACCACCGCCGCTGGGCGCGGGTGCGCCGCCACGGCATCGCGACCGCGCGGGCGCTGGTCGCCGGCGGCGCGCGCCTGCCGCCGGACTGGGCGCGGGCCGGACCGCGTGGCGCGCCCGCCAGATCGGCGGCGCCGCCCGGCGATCCGGGCGGCGTGCCGCGCTACGGCTTCGACGCCGTCCGGCTGCCGGTCCGCTTCGCCGAGTCCTGCGACCCCGCCGCCCGCCGGGTGGCCGCGGCGCTCTGGCCGCGCCTGCGCGCGGGCGACCCGGCGATCCTGCCCCGCGAGCTCGACGGCCGCGGCGTCGTGGGTGCGGTCCGCACCCCGGTCGCCCTCGCGGGCGCGGCCGCGGCGGCCCACGCCGCGGGCGACGCCGCCGCCCGCGACCGCCTCCTCGACGAGGCCGAGGCCCTCGACGACCGGCACCCGACGTACTACGGGGCGGCCTGGATCGCGCTCGCCCGGACCTTGCTCGCTCGGCGTTGCGGGTAG
- a CDS encoding PRC-barrel domain-containing protein gives MRDLGAPTSYLALEPGTSVYDAGGEEIGTVEHVLADPGVDIFDGLVVDTRPLLGGHRFADAEQVDEIYESGVVLKVGRDALHVPADNPAVMKADPDDVDESALTGKLRRAWDWISGRY, from the coding sequence GTGAGAGATCTCGGAGCGCCCACCTCGTACCTCGCCCTGGAGCCCGGCACGTCGGTCTATGACGCGGGCGGCGAGGAGATCGGCACCGTCGAGCACGTGCTGGCCGACCCCGGGGTCGACATCTTCGACGGGCTCGTCGTCGACACCCGGCCGCTCCTCGGCGGCCACCGGTTCGCCGACGCCGAGCAGGTCGACGAGATCTACGAGAGCGGCGTGGTGCTCAAGGTCGGCCGCGACGCCCTGCACGTGCCCGCCGACAACCCGGCGGTGATGAAGGCCGATCCCGACGACGTCGACGAGAGCGCGCTGACCGGCAAGCTCCGGCGCGCGTGGGACTGGATCAGCGGGCGCTACTGA
- a CDS encoding ABC transporter permease, with protein sequence MIGLLHGEMIKLRTTRTALGFAALVLLLVLASVLLQALLGDPATLDDKRQVVTVAGLGGTIPAVLIIFGVVGATGEHRHGTITSTFLIAPDRVRATAAKLLAYFATGVIVAVLVQAIALAIGLPLIAGDPGPDLGGSDILALFLGGAASCGLAAALGVAVGALISHQVAAVVGTLAYLFILEPIVSAVSGDVSSYTVGSTMSAVAGIDFSDSLDPLPAGLVLAAWALVVGTAAVLADRSRDVN encoded by the coding sequence GTGATCGGCCTCCTGCACGGCGAGATGATCAAGCTGCGGACGACGCGCACCGCGCTCGGCTTCGCCGCGCTCGTGCTGCTGCTCGTGCTTGCCAGCGTCCTGCTGCAGGCGCTGCTCGGGGACCCGGCCACGCTCGACGACAAGCGCCAGGTCGTCACGGTGGCGGGGCTCGGCGGCACCATCCCCGCGGTTCTCATCATCTTCGGCGTGGTCGGCGCCACCGGCGAGCACCGCCACGGCACGATCACCTCGACGTTCCTCATCGCCCCGGACCGCGTGCGCGCGACCGCGGCCAAGCTGCTGGCCTACTTCGCCACGGGCGTGATCGTGGCGGTCCTCGTGCAGGCGATCGCGCTGGCCATCGGCCTGCCGCTCATCGCCGGCGACCCGGGACCGGACCTCGGCGGCTCGGACATCTTGGCGCTCTTCCTCGGCGGCGCCGCCTCGTGCGGGCTGGCCGCCGCGCTCGGCGTCGCGGTGGGGGCGCTCATCAGCCACCAGGTCGCCGCGGTCGTCGGCACGCTCGCCTACCTGTTCATCCTCGAGCCGATCGTCTCAGCGGTCTCCGGCGACGTCAGCTCGTACACGGTCGGCTCGACGATGAGCGCGGTCGCCGGCATCGACTTCTCCGACTCGCTCGACCCGCTGCCCGCCGGTCTCGTCCTCGCGGCGTGGGCGCTCGTCGTGGGAACGGCCGCCGTCCTGGCCGACCGCTCCCGCGACGTCAACTGA
- a CDS encoding hemolysin family protein — translation MTALFLAAVVVLVLVNGFFVAAEFALVRARRSRVEEMSKEGRRGAATLLKELGDLNQYLSACQFGITLASLGIGFLGEPAIAELLEPLFGDAISHGLSVAISIAIAYILVTALHITVGEQVPKIYAIVNAETVGCRIARPLDWFHTAMRPFIAALNHASNGLLRMLRIDPDAEFEEGGSPGELRVLIAQARTGGKLDVGEAGMLEGVFHLHEQEARQVMTPIPAVVTVDLSEDVETALRRCISSGHTRLVVTEDENQDRVRGLVHSNSLARVLMTDGPQASIGDVVRDAPIVPETKPLDDLLADLQRERSSMAVVIDEYGRVAGIVTVEDIIEEVVGEIADETDPAGGEVRRLANGDWFVRGHVAITDLTDYGLHLPVDSDAYNSVGGFVFAELGRLPRRGDTIKANGYSIRVESVRENRIEAVRIRERGPATAERSAADR, via the coding sequence ATGACGGCGCTCTTCCTCGCTGCCGTCGTCGTCCTCGTTCTCGTGAACGGGTTCTTCGTGGCGGCTGAGTTCGCCCTCGTCCGCGCCCGGCGCTCGCGCGTCGAGGAGATGAGCAAGGAGGGCAGGCGGGGCGCGGCGACGCTGCTCAAGGAGCTCGGCGACCTCAACCAGTACCTGTCGGCCTGCCAGTTCGGCATCACGCTGGCCTCGCTGGGCATCGGCTTCCTCGGCGAACCGGCGATCGCCGAACTGCTGGAGCCGCTGTTCGGCGACGCGATCTCGCACGGGCTGTCGGTCGCCATCTCCATCGCGATCGCGTACATCCTCGTGACGGCCCTGCACATCACCGTCGGCGAGCAGGTCCCGAAGATCTACGCGATCGTCAACGCCGAGACCGTCGGCTGCCGGATCGCCCGGCCGCTCGACTGGTTCCACACGGCGATGCGGCCGTTCATCGCCGCGCTGAACCACGCCTCCAACGGCCTGCTGCGGATGCTGCGGATCGACCCGGACGCCGAGTTCGAGGAGGGCGGCAGCCCCGGCGAACTGCGCGTCCTGATCGCCCAGGCCCGCACCGGCGGCAAGCTCGACGTCGGCGAGGCCGGGATGCTCGAGGGCGTCTTCCACCTGCACGAGCAGGAGGCCCGTCAGGTGATGACGCCGATCCCCGCGGTGGTGACCGTCGACCTGTCCGAGGACGTCGAGACCGCGCTTCGGCGCTGCATCTCCTCGGGCCACACGCGCCTCGTCGTCACCGAGGACGAGAACCAGGACCGCGTCCGCGGCCTCGTGCACTCGAACTCGCTGGCGCGGGTGCTGATGACCGACGGCCCGCAGGCGTCGATCGGCGACGTCGTGCGCGACGCGCCGATCGTGCCGGAGACCAAGCCGCTCGACGACCTGCTCGCCGACCTCCAGCGCGAGCGTTCCTCGATGGCGGTCGTCATCGACGAGTACGGCCGCGTCGCGGGGATCGTCACGGTCGAGGACATCATCGAGGAGGTCGTGGGCGAGATCGCCGACGAGACCGATCCCGCCGGCGGCGAGGTGCGCCGGCTGGCCAACGGCGACTGGTTCGTGCGCGGGCACGTCGCCATCACCGACCTCACGGACTACGGGCTGCATCTGCCGGTGGACTCGGACGCCTACAACTCGGTCGGCGGCTTCGTGTTCGCCGAGCTCGGCCGCCTGCCGCGCCGCGGGGACACGATCAAGGCCAACGGGTACTCGATCCGCGTCGAGTCGGTGCGCGAGAACCGCATCGAGGCGGTCCGCATCCGCGAGCGCGGACCGGCGACGGCCGAGCGCTCCGCCGCTGACCGCTGA
- a CDS encoding glycosyltransferase family 39 protein, with translation MSTPALLTRPLRRGGVVREQAFVAGAQVASGVGNLAFSLVAAHLLAPGAFADLVAFLALYLLVHVPASSLSAGAALTPAAVPGARRGALGLGVAAGLALVVAAVPLGAVLGVPAGLLVVLAAGVPLAPWLALERGRLYGEREHGRAALSLVAEPVARLALGLPLVAAFGVAGGAAAVVAGGWLALAATRPRFAAAGGISSREHGLLRFAGAATAAFLVLAVLQNQDVVLANALLDGGEAGRFAVLSTLGGLAAFASTTVPLVLLPRARAGDRGALGAAVGAAAVLGLAAVLAVAMMPRDLIGAAFGERYAETGALAVPYVAAMGLFGVARVLLAHRIATADGRRARVVAVAVPAAIAAAQALAIVAWGTDPGRVAVITLAAMATLVAATAPGVVVPFPLRGALARRAGGTPARVGLAVAGITVAALVVRLLSNRGIWLDEATSITQAQMSLGGLLDSLRTTDVHPPLHHLMLWALAHTAGTSEFVMRAPSVVAGTALVPALYATAAEVWDRRAGLAAAAMGAVAPFLVWYSQEARMYGLFMLFATLALLGQLRALRRGRPADWALYVAASAALVWTQYFGVLVVGVQQAAFALAAMRDRRLLRPWLLSVAALALALAPLAAFAHDQFQANEAAGRGFDQPSQAGSDVSSTRTQPGVYIALTNVVWAIWGYHSNGTMAAITALWPLGLLLALLLLGRGRSPRTLLVAACALLPAIALFFVGELKPFLFEIRYFAALAPLTILLLARAATGWTGGRVATVAVTAALVGSLAVASADEEVNRANPRVYDFEGALARIEREARPGDLVLYQPKYLRDVVTYYAPDLHARPLQGALDGPVAPAGRVFVLGSFQDQRGERDAVRAGLRELARTRDLQERFKRPQVKVWVYR, from the coding sequence GTGAGCACGCCGGCACTCCTGACCCGGCCCCTGCGCCGCGGGGGCGTCGTGCGCGAGCAGGCGTTCGTCGCCGGGGCGCAGGTCGCCTCCGGCGTCGGCAACCTCGCCTTCTCGCTCGTCGCGGCCCATCTGCTGGCCCCCGGCGCGTTCGCCGACCTCGTCGCGTTCCTCGCGCTGTACCTCCTCGTCCACGTGCCCGCGTCGAGCCTGAGCGCGGGCGCGGCGCTCACGCCGGCGGCCGTGCCGGGCGCCCGGCGCGGCGCGCTGGGCCTCGGCGTCGCCGCCGGGCTCGCGCTCGTCGTGGCCGCCGTGCCGCTGGGCGCCGTGCTCGGCGTGCCGGCCGGGCTGCTGGTCGTGCTCGCCGCCGGCGTGCCGCTGGCCCCGTGGCTCGCGCTGGAGCGCGGGCGCCTCTACGGCGAGCGCGAGCACGGCCGCGCGGCGCTCAGCCTGGTCGCCGAGCCGGTCGCCCGCCTGGCGCTTGGCCTGCCCCTCGTCGCGGCGTTCGGGGTCGCCGGAGGCGCGGCGGCGGTCGTCGCGGGCGGCTGGCTGGCGCTCGCCGCGACCCGTCCACGGTTCGCAGCGGCCGGCGGGATCTCGTCCCGGGAGCACGGCCTGCTGCGCTTCGCGGGCGCGGCGACCGCCGCGTTCCTCGTGCTCGCGGTCCTGCAGAACCAGGACGTCGTCTTGGCCAACGCGCTGCTCGACGGCGGCGAGGCGGGCCGCTTCGCCGTGCTCTCCACGCTCGGCGGGCTGGCCGCGTTCGCCTCGACCACCGTGCCGCTCGTGCTGCTGCCGCGGGCCCGCGCCGGTGATCGCGGGGCGCTGGGGGCCGCGGTCGGCGCGGCCGCGGTGCTCGGGCTCGCCGCCGTGCTGGCGGTCGCGATGATGCCGCGCGACCTCATCGGCGCGGCGTTCGGCGAGCGCTACGCGGAGACCGGAGCGCTCGCGGTGCCGTACGTCGCCGCGATGGGGCTGTTCGGCGTCGCGCGGGTGCTGCTCGCGCACCGGATCGCCACCGCCGACGGGCGTCGCGCCCGCGTCGTCGCCGTCGCCGTGCCGGCCGCCATCGCGGCCGCGCAGGCGCTGGCGATCGTCGCCTGGGGAACCGACCCGGGGCGGGTCGCGGTGATCACGCTCGCCGCCATGGCCACGCTCGTCGCCGCTACCGCGCCCGGCGTCGTCGTGCCGTTCCCGCTGCGCGGCGCCCTCGCGCGCCGCGCCGGCGGCACCCCGGCGCGCGTCGGGCTCGCCGTCGCCGGCATCACGGTCGCGGCCCTCGTCGTGCGGCTGCTGTCCAACCGCGGCATCTGGCTCGACGAGGCGACCTCGATCACCCAGGCGCAGATGTCGCTCGGCGGCCTGCTCGACAGCCTGCGCACGACCGACGTCCACCCGCCGCTGCACCACCTGATGCTCTGGGCGCTGGCGCACACCGCCGGCACGTCGGAGTTCGTCATGCGGGCTCCCTCGGTCGTCGCGGGCACCGCGCTCGTCCCGGCCCTGTACGCCACCGCGGCCGAGGTGTGGGACCGCCGCGCCGGCCTGGCCGCCGCCGCGATGGGCGCGGTCGCGCCGTTTCTCGTCTGGTACTCGCAGGAGGCCCGCATGTACGGGCTCTTCATGCTGTTCGCGACGCTCGCGCTGCTCGGCCAGCTGCGAGCGCTGCGCCGCGGGCGGCCGGCCGACTGGGCGCTCTACGTGGCCGCGTCGGCGGCGCTCGTGTGGACGCAGTACTTCGGCGTGCTCGTCGTCGGCGTGCAGCAGGCGGCGTTCGCGCTGGCCGCGATGCGCGACCGGCGGCTGCTGCGGCCCTGGCTGCTGTCGGTCGCCGCGCTCGCGCTCGCGCTGGCCCCGCTCGCCGCGTTCGCCCACGACCAGTTCCAGGCCAACGAGGCCGCGGGGCGCGGGTTCGACCAACCGTCGCAGGCCGGCTCCGACGTCAGCTCCACCCGCACGCAGCCTGGTGTCTACATCGCCCTGACGAACGTCGTGTGGGCGATCTGGGGCTACCACTCCAACGGCACGATGGCGGCGATCACGGCGCTGTGGCCGCTGGGGCTGCTGCTCGCCCTGCTGCTGCTCGGCCGGGGCCGGTCGCCGCGCACCCTGCTCGTCGCCGCGTGCGCGCTGCTGCCGGCGATCGCGCTGTTCTTCGTCGGCGAGCTCAAGCCGTTCCTCTTCGAGATCCGCTACTTCGCGGCGCTCGCGCCGCTGACGATCCTCCTGCTCGCCCGGGCGGCGACCGGCTGGACCGGCGGCCGCGTGGCGACGGTCGCGGTCACGGCGGCGCTCGTCGGCAGCCTTGCGGTCGCCTCGGCCGACGAGGAGGTCAACCGAGCGAACCCGCGGGTGTACGACTTCGAGGGAGCGCTGGCGCGGATCGAGCGCGAGGCGCGGCCCGGGGACCTCGTGCTCTACCAGCCGAAGTACCTGCGCGACGTCGTCACGTACTACGCACCCGACCTGCACGCGCGCCCGCTTCAGGGCGCGCTCGACGGGCCGGTCGCGCCGGCAGGGCGCGTCTTCGTGCTCGGCTCGTTCCAGGACCAGCGCGGCGAGCGCGACGCGGTCCGTGCTGGCCTGCGCGAGCTCGCACGCACGCGCGATCTGCAGGAGCGCTTCAAGCGACCCCAGGTGAAGGTGTGGGTGTACCGATGA
- a CDS encoding acyl-CoA thioesterase: MTRDGWPYSYVDRVRFGDLDAMRHLNNVAFLQFFESARIAYLSTLIPGHSPIAPEGDFGLIFAECHINYRAPAFYEEDIRTWVRPGDVARSSFRIHFEMNAEGDGRLLAEGYGVLVGYDYGAGRATALTDDLRAVLSSAR, encoded by the coding sequence GTGACGCGCGACGGCTGGCCGTACTCCTACGTAGACCGGGTCCGCTTCGGCGACCTGGACGCCATGCGCCACCTCAACAACGTGGCGTTCCTGCAGTTCTTCGAGTCGGCGCGGATCGCGTACCTCTCGACCCTGATCCCCGGCCACAGCCCCATCGCCCCCGAGGGCGACTTCGGGCTGATCTTCGCCGAATGCCACATCAACTACCGGGCGCCCGCCTTCTACGAGGAGGACATCCGGACCTGGGTCCGGCCCGGCGACGTGGCCCGCTCGTCGTTCCGGATCCACTTCGAGATGAACGCCGAGGGCGACGGCCGGCTGCTCGCCGAGGGCTACGGCGTCCTGGTGGGCTACGACTACGGCGCCGGACGCGCGACGGCGCTCACCGACGACTTGCGCGCCGTGCTCAGTAGCGCCCGCTGA
- a CDS encoding ABC transporter ATP-binding protein: MPDAIEVEGLTKRFGVVTAIDDLSFSVREGTVTGFLGPNGAGKTTTLRVVLGLARATSGTARVHGRRYVDLDDPAGTVGASLERAGFHPGRSGRDHLRALCAMARIPASRADEVLRAVDLDDRAARRRVGGYSLGMRQRLHLAAALLGDPSVLVLDEPANGLDPQGIRWLRETLRRLASEGRTVLVSSHVLSEVAQTADDVVVIARGRLVDQGPVAKLAAGPAQAVIVRAAELTGLAAALESVGAVVERNDGWLRVREADAPKVGELALATGVALHALYEERQSLEDVFLKLTSEAGQR; encoded by the coding sequence GTGCCCGACGCGATCGAGGTCGAGGGCCTGACCAAGCGCTTCGGCGTCGTCACGGCGATCGACGACCTGAGCTTCTCCGTCCGCGAAGGCACGGTCACCGGCTTCCTCGGTCCCAACGGCGCCGGTAAGACGACGACGTTGCGCGTCGTGCTCGGCCTGGCCCGGGCGACGAGCGGCACCGCGCGGGTCCACGGCCGGCGCTACGTCGACCTCGACGATCCCGCCGGGACGGTCGGCGCCTCGCTCGAGCGCGCCGGCTTCCATCCCGGGCGCTCCGGGCGCGACCATCTGCGCGCCCTGTGCGCGATGGCGCGGATCCCCGCGTCCCGCGCCGACGAGGTGCTGCGTGCCGTCGACCTCGACGACAGGGCGGCGCGGCGGCGGGTCGGCGGCTACTCGCTCGGCATGCGCCAGCGCCTTCACCTCGCGGCGGCGCTGCTCGGCGACCCGTCGGTGCTCGTCCTCGACGAGCCGGCCAACGGCCTGGACCCGCAGGGCATCCGCTGGCTGCGCGAGACGCTGCGGCGCCTGGCCTCCGAGGGGCGCACCGTGCTCGTCTCCAGCCACGTGCTCTCGGAGGTGGCGCAGACCGCCGACGACGTCGTGGTCATCGCCCGCGGGCGGCTCGTGGACCAGGGCCCGGTGGCGAAGCTCGCGGCGGGCCCGGCGCAGGCGGTCATAGTGCGTGCCGCCGAGCTGACCGGCCTCGCCGCCGCGCTCGAGTCCGTCGGCGCGGTCGTCGAGCGCAACGACGGCTGGCTGCGCGTGCGCGAGGCCGACGCGCCGAAGGTCGGCGAGCTGGCCCTCGCGACGGGCGTCGCGCTGCACGCGCTCTACGAGGAGCGCCAGTCGCTCGAGGACGTGTTCCTGAAGCTCACCTCGGAGGCGGGGCAGCGGTGA
- a CDS encoding glycosyltransferase family 2 protein, with amino-acid sequence MTTTTTDPRLAAPHWDARGDRRATTAVRLVALVALPLALVYLTWLLRPERVGQPVLFALLIAAELFNFTQAAGFWWTCWRQRTRAPLALADGGPPPEVDVLIPVYDEPVAIVEPTVAAAARLRGAAVNVWLLDDGASTAMRRVADRHGARYVARARRQGAKAGNVNHALALASAPYALVLDCDHVPDERLLEATLGHLADERVAFVQTPQYYANAPSGGVAGHAWAQQALFFGAIARGKDGLGATFCCGTNVVFRRAALDAAGGFPEGSLTEDFQLSIHLHELGWRTVYVPEVLARGLGPEDMASYVSQQQRWARGCLSALPTALRARVPWRQKAQYVLSAMYFLSGWTVLVYMSMPVLRILTGAQPLGAASADQFLVHFAPYFGLALYAVAVAGRGAYTFGGFALSAASWWIHVQATILTLLRRRGRFVVTPKEGERRPQPRAVAPTLAAIAILVGTGVVGMARGLDPATVNNVAFAALHVTVLSAGIWPALFPARRPTAAPVAAAGPERAEEGRAAA; translated from the coding sequence ATGACGACGACGACGACCGATCCGCGCCTTGCGGCGCCGCACTGGGACGCGCGCGGCGACCGGCGCGCCACGACCGCGGTGCGCCTGGTCGCGCTCGTCGCGCTGCCGCTGGCGCTCGTGTACCTCACGTGGCTGCTGCGCCCCGAGCGCGTCGGCCAGCCCGTGCTGTTCGCGCTGCTGATCGCGGCCGAGCTGTTCAACTTCACGCAGGCGGCCGGCTTCTGGTGGACGTGCTGGCGCCAGCGCACGCGCGCTCCGCTCGCCCTGGCGGACGGCGGCCCGCCGCCCGAGGTCGACGTGCTCATCCCGGTCTACGACGAGCCGGTCGCGATCGTCGAGCCGACCGTCGCGGCCGCGGCGCGGCTGCGGGGCGCCGCGGTCAACGTGTGGCTGCTCGACGACGGCGCCTCGACCGCGATGCGCCGGGTGGCCGACCGCCACGGCGCACGCTACGTCGCGCGCGCCCGCCGTCAGGGGGCGAAGGCCGGCAACGTCAACCACGCGCTGGCGCTGGCGAGCGCGCCCTACGCGCTCGTGCTCGATTGCGACCACGTGCCCGACGAGCGCCTGCTGGAGGCGACGCTCGGGCATCTCGCCGACGAGCGCGTCGCGTTCGTGCAGACGCCGCAGTACTACGCCAACGCGCCGTCCGGCGGCGTCGCCGGTCACGCCTGGGCGCAGCAGGCGCTGTTCTTCGGCGCGATCGCGCGCGGCAAGGACGGCCTCGGGGCGACGTTCTGCTGCGGCACGAACGTCGTGTTCCGGCGCGCCGCACTCGATGCGGCCGGCGGCTTCCCGGAGGGCTCGCTGACCGAGGACTTCCAGCTCTCCATCCACCTGCACGAGCTCGGCTGGCGCACCGTGTACGTGCCGGAGGTGCTGGCCCGCGGGCTCGGCCCGGAGGACATGGCGTCCTACGTCTCGCAGCAGCAGCGCTGGGCGCGCGGCTGCCTGAGCGCGCTGCCGACCGCGCTGCGCGCCCGGGTGCCGTGGCGCCAGAAGGCCCAGTACGTGCTGTCGGCGATGTACTTCCTGTCGGGCTGGACCGTGCTCGTGTACATGTCGATGCCGGTCCTGCGCATCCTCACCGGAGCGCAGCCGCTGGGCGCGGCGAGCGCCGACCAGTTCCTCGTGCACTTCGCGCCGTACTTCGGCCTCGCGCTGTACGCGGTGGCGGTCGCCGGGCGCGGGGCGTACACGTTCGGCGGCTTCGCGCTGTCGGCCGCGAGCTGGTGGATCCACGTCCAGGCGACGATCCTCACGCTGCTGCGCCGGCGGGGCCGGTTCGTCGTGACGCCGAAGGAGGGCGAGCGCCGGCCGCAGCCGCGCGCCGTGGCGCCGACGCTGGCCGCCATTGCGATCCTCGTGGGCACCGGCGTGGTCGGGATGGCGCGCGGGCTCGACCCCGCGACGGTCAACAACGTCGCGTTCGCCGCGCTGCATGTGACCGTGCTGTCGGCCGGGATCTGGCCGGCGCTGTTCCCGGCCCGGCGGCCGACCGCGGCGCCGGTCGCGGCGGCCGGCCCCGAGCGAGCCGAGGAGGGGAGGGCCGCGGCGTGA
- a CDS encoding 3-hydroxyacyl-CoA dehydrogenase family protein has product MAIVGSGAIACGLAAAASAQGEVLLWARSQSSADRARASVDKVCSKISEGVDARRVAVATDLDAIAGATIVVEAVVEDLPTKSALLKDVASRVNGTTLLASTTSSLSVEALAQASGRPERFAGLHVFNPVPKMKLVELVFPAAATDDTRRRARELCVALGKEPVEVPDVPGFVVNRLLFPYLFSAVRMMEETGLEPQAIDTCMTLGAGHPMGPLALLDYVGLDVSQAIGESIGTEIPATVRRLVDDGALGKKAGRGFYEYE; this is encoded by the coding sequence GTGGCCATCGTCGGGTCCGGCGCGATCGCGTGCGGGCTCGCCGCGGCGGCATCGGCGCAAGGAGAGGTTCTGCTCTGGGCGCGGTCGCAAAGCTCGGCGGACCGTGCGCGCGCCTCGGTGGACAAGGTGTGCAGCAAGATCAGCGAGGGCGTCGACGCCCGGCGGGTAGCCGTAGCCACCGATCTCGACGCGATCGCCGGCGCCACCATCGTCGTCGAGGCCGTCGTGGAGGACCTCCCCACGAAGTCGGCGCTGCTCAAGGACGTCGCGTCGCGGGTCAACGGCACGACGCTGCTCGCGTCGACCACCTCGTCGCTCTCGGTCGAGGCGCTCGCGCAGGCCAGCGGCCGGCCCGAGCGCTTCGCCGGCCTGCACGTGTTCAACCCGGTGCCGAAGATGAAGCTCGTCGAGCTCGTCTTCCCGGCCGCGGCGACCGACGACACCCGCCGGCGGGCGCGCGAGCTGTGCGTCGCGCTCGGCAAGGAGCCGGTCGAGGTGCCCGACGTCCCGGGGTTCGTCGTCAATCGGCTCCTGTTCCCGTACCTGTTCAGCGCCGTGAGGATGATGGAGGAGACGGGCCTCGAACCGCAGGCGATCGACACCTGCATGACGCTCGGCGCCGGCCACCCGATGGGCCCGCTCGCCCTGCTCGACTACGTCGGGCTGGACGTCTCGCAGGCGATCGGGGAGTCGATCGGCACCGAGATCCCGGCCACGGTGCGCCGGCTCGTGGACGACGGCGCGCTCGGCAAGAAGGCCGGGCGCGGCTTCTACGAGTACGAGTAG